In Lactuca sativa cultivar Salinas chromosome 5, Lsat_Salinas_v11, whole genome shotgun sequence, the DNA window GGTGCTCTTGTGCCAAGTTTAAATCGTGATTTCTTTCGCGTCTTGGATTTTCACATTCAGCAGCAAAATGCCCAAATTCTTGACACTTGTAAGTTGTAACACTGCAACTTACTCTTGTCTCGACTATCGGATGGTCCACGATCCTTCTGTTGGTGAGAACCACGGCCGCCACGACCACCGCGAGTACTGGTGGTGCCTCTTCCGTGACCTCTGCCTCTTCCTCTTGACCCACTACAACCTCCACAGTTTCCTTTGTTCTTGGAGtcttcttcatttttctttttgtttctttCTGTCCACTCTTGATGAGTGAGAAGAAGTTTTCTTTCTTCCCCTTCAACATGACCCTTCATGCGTTCTTCATGAGCTTTCAATCTCCCTACTACCTCCTCGACTGTCATCACATCCAAGTCTCCAAACTGCTCAAGAGTTGAAGCAATTTGTAAGAACTTGGATGGCACAGCCCTTAGCATTTTTTTCACCACATACGATTCTTCTACCGTATCTCCCAAGGTACGCATTGTGCTCACAATGTTGCTCACTTTCACAGCGAACTCATCAACAACCTCCGACTCCTTTATGTTCAAAGCCTCAAATTCTGCTTTTAAGGTTTGAATCCTTGCTGTCTTCACTCTCTCCTCCCCCATGAACATCACTTTCAAGGCCACCTAAGCTTCTTTGGCCGTTTGCTTCTCCGTCAAGGCCAACAACAAGTCCTCTGGAATACCTTGGTAGATGGCTGCCATGGCCATCTTGTCCTTTTTTACTTCTACTACCGTGTTTGTTGTTCTGGGCTCTACAACATCCCACACACACCTTGAGCTTGCATGAACACTTTCATCTTAATAGCCCATGCAACATAGTTACTTCTAGATAACATAGGATAATGGAGTGTGACTTGTCCTTCTTTATCATTACTGCTGCTTCCTGTCATTTCTCTTTCACGTGGATGATATTTTGGCATGCACCAGgttgtgctctgataccaaatgttggtAATATAGGGGACACTTGAAGAAATATATAAGAAAGCTTTATAAAAGTAAAAGTGGGACAGAAGAACACATATGGCAAAGGTTGCAGCTTTATTCACTTTCACAGAGAAAAACACAATGGAATACATCCATCAACGTACACTTTGCccttttaaaataaatgaaatgcAGAAAACAAGGAAACTGACTCACACTACCCTTTAGACTCGGTATTACAGCCCACATGCCATAAGActtattcaattctaatcaaataAACTTTCTGCAGTAAAATAGATAAAATAAACACCCAAAATATCTGGATTAAGTCAACATTTATAAGTTTATGTGAAAAGGGTAGTAATAATGAGATGAGCATATCATCAACCGTATCCAAAGAAGAATCTGATAATTTACATAAATTGGTCAAGAGAGAAGATAAATTATGCTAAAGTGTTATGATTATTGCTaacatcattgaaaaagtttgagAACTAAATGATTGATACGGTCAATAAAAGATATCTACAATAATCATTTTTCTTAACAACCAAACTACATTAAATAAATATAACTTAAAAGGTTATTAAGCATCAATAAAAAGTTTGAATCTATTGTTTCTGTGAAAGTAAAACCTATCTTGGTAGTACTTTGAACTCTTTACAATCCTATGAGTTACAAACAGAAAAATTTAACTATTCTCATTATACCCTTACAAATATCGCATGCATGTATCAATACTAGAAAGCTGGGAAAAAAAAGGAATTAACTTTTTCATTAAAACCTTATGATCGCAAGCATGAATTCATACAAGAAAGCTGAAAAAAAAAGGCATAAACTTTTTCACGTTGTGATTTTTCTATTCCTTTTTGTTAAACATGATTATAAAATTTCATTCAAAACTTATTTCACTAGGAACCAAAGTGAATAATCACACAGTATCTTCATTAGATCgataaaaaaataatgaattaaaaTTATGATGAAGATGAAAAAATCCTAAGTCATCTACAATTTCACCCAACTATGAGATTTATTCATATTCACTTCTCAAAACTTCCTCTTTGCCTTGCTTATTTTTGAGTTCTCCAACAAAATGAAGCCATCGGTGCATTGATGGGGTCAAGCCATGTCTGAAGATTTTAGCAAGTATGTTTAGCTTTTTGTTGATTATAATTTCTCTAATTCTAAGTTATGATTGTAAATTCCTTGATTTTATTAACATAACTCTTatgttttttattctttttacttATATTTAGGAATAAGATACCTTAAAGTTATTTGCTTCTGCATCAGAGCAACAACTGCATACAACAAAGGAAAAGTTGTGTCATTGTTTAATCCATGAATTGGGTGGTCATGATTAATTCATCAGGCTTATGCGAAATACTCATGTGCTACTGTAGCTGAAGCATATTGCACAGTTTCAATCATATATATACTTCTATTTTATGTTTCTGTTATAATCTATATTGATCGTATGGTGATATAATTCAATGTTTGTTAAAAAAAAGAAGTTATGTTTATTATTTCAATATTTTCAGCGGAAATGACCCAACCTTTATCTTTTTGGGAAGAGAAGCTTTGGCGGACGCTTCTGCAGTTACACTCTAACTTGAACTTTATTTAGCCTCTCAAATTGTAAGTTTATGTGGTAACCTTTTGACCACGCCATGTTCCGCGAACAATTCTACAGGCGGGAAAACTTCAGCCAACACGCCGTGTTCGCCAGCTTCTCAAGAACTTAAGATATTCAACTGCTTTTTCGACCCGAAGAGCTTCAAGGCTCAAATATGGACTAGGAATGCGGTTAGGAATgataagtttccaactttatcattTGGGACTGCAAAAAGGTCCAAAGAGCTTGTCTACGGTTCTTATTCTCTACAATGTTATTATCTAAAAGCTTGTCTACACTAGATGTCGTGTGggaaaaatacatgaaaatacTTGTGTGATGGAATTCTATACACTCAACAACAAATATTAAAATCTTCAGGTATTATATTATTgtctatttattttaaaatacatatttttgtcttagtatatatattagttaataatataaacaaatgtatttttaaatttattctaAGTATTATACCATTTTCGTTACAGGTTTATCACTTAATGAAGATCAAATTAAAAACCTGATTTTGTTTGAGATTGAACAAATTTTACTCTGTAACAATTCAACCCTCAAAGATTATACAAGGATGCCTTTTCCTGATGCTGATTCTGTAACTTCTTCAAATAACCGTCACATCACTGAGGAGCTAGATTGTGACATATCAGATTTAAAGAACAAGTTTGATCAGCTTTCCGTTGCATTAACGCATGAGCAATGAAACATTTTTGATGACATCATGATTGCAATTCATAAAATTAGAGGTGTTTTCATTGTATACAGTTATGGTGGAACATGTAAAATCTATCTTTGGAAAACATTATCTACCTTAGTTAGATGTAAATCTCAAATTGTTTTAAATGTTGCTTCGAGTGAGATTGTTTCTTTATTATTAACCGGCAGCAGGACGACGCACTCCCGGTTTATAATTCCATTGATTCTTACTGAGGATTTTGTTTGTTCCATATCACCAAACACTGAACTCGCCAGTTTATTACAAAAAATCTCATTGATCATATGCGATGAAGCACCTATGATTCACAAGCACATCTTTGAAGCTTTAGATCGAACTTTGAAAGTTGTATTAAAGTGTCATAATCCTAGAAAATCAAAATTACCATTTAGAGGGAAAGTGATTGTGTTTGAAGGAGATTTCAGACAAATTCTGTCTGTTATCCCAGGTGGTAGCACACAAGACACTGTTAATGGCTCATTAAGTTCTTCATATTTATGGCAACAATGCAAAGTCCATAAATTAATCAAAAATACGAGGTTAACTTTTGGAAGCGATACATCTGCTATTCAACAAAcaatgaattttacaaaatgactcTTGGATATAGGAGAAGGAAAAGTTGGTGGTCCTAACGATGGAGAAGCGATTATTGATATTCTGCAGGATCTTCTCATTAATGATCTGTGTGATCCTATAAGTTCATTAATTGACTTTGTGTATCCATCAATTCTTGAAGATTCCAACAATCCGGGATATTTTCAAGAAAGATCAATACTTGCTCTAAAAAATGAAGTTGTTGGAAAAATAAATGATTGGTGGATATCATTGTTTCCAGGAGATAAAGTCAAATATTTAAGTTCAGATAAACTATGTCTATCAGAGTTTGTTCATGATCAGTTGGATGCCAATTTATACTCACCTGATGTTTTAAATGGTCTTAAAGTCTCAGGTCTACCTAATCATAAGTTAGTTTTGAAAGTCGAGGTTCCAATTATGTTGTTGAGAAACATTCATTGTGTGCAACTCTTGTaacatttaaatgtgtttattACCTATTCGTATACTCTTAAAGGAATTTGGAAACTATGATCTGATTATGTAGCATTTTGTTCCTcat includes these proteins:
- the LOC111899034 gene encoding uncharacterized protein LOC111899034; amino-acid sequence: MIHKHIFEALDRTLKVVLKCHNPRKSKLPFRGKVIVFEGDFRQILSVIPGGSTQDTVNGSLREGKVGGPNDGEAIIDILQDLLINDLCDPISSLIDFVYPSILEDSNNPGYFQERSILALKNEVVGKINDWWISLFPGDKVKYLSSDKLCLSEFVHDQLDANLYSPDVLNGLKVSGLPNHKLVLKVEVPIMLLRNIHCVQLL